The following are encoded in a window of Rhabdothermincola sediminis genomic DNA:
- the prfA gene encoding peptide chain release factor 1, with translation MHDRLADLEKEYVEVEARLADPAVLADQVRYAEVARRYKELEEIVTRYRRLRGLRNDLEAARELYTEADPADRELLRAEIDAVEREIAELDEAIKVLLLPRDPNDGKNVIVEIRGAEGGEEANLFARDLFEMYRAYAARMGWSLEVLGSSPSDLGGFAEVTFLLRGPGVWSRMKHEAGPHRVQRVPVTESQGRIHTSSATVTVMPEADEIDVEIDPNDLQVDVFRSSGPGGQSVNTTDSAVRITHKPTGIVVSMQDEKSQLQNRAKAMQVLRARLLQREQERQHAEQSSARKSQIGGGGRSEKIRTYNFKENRVTDHRIGLTLYKLDKVLGGELDEIVDALLAEERSRQLQAAGSAA, from the coding sequence ATGCACGATCGCCTCGCCGACCTCGAGAAGGAGTACGTCGAGGTCGAGGCGCGCCTCGCCGATCCGGCCGTGCTCGCCGATCAGGTGCGCTACGCGGAGGTGGCCCGTCGTTACAAGGAGTTGGAGGAGATCGTCACCCGGTACCGGCGCCTCCGGGGACTCCGCAACGATCTCGAGGCAGCGCGCGAGCTGTACACCGAGGCCGATCCCGCCGACCGGGAGCTGCTCCGGGCCGAGATCGACGCGGTCGAGCGCGAGATCGCCGAGCTGGACGAGGCGATCAAGGTGCTGTTGTTGCCCCGCGATCCCAACGACGGCAAGAACGTGATCGTCGAGATCCGGGGAGCGGAAGGGGGAGAGGAGGCGAACCTCTTCGCTCGCGACCTGTTCGAGATGTACCGGGCGTACGCGGCTCGGATGGGGTGGTCCCTGGAGGTGCTCGGATCGAGCCCTTCGGATCTCGGCGGGTTCGCGGAGGTCACCTTCCTGCTCCGAGGTCCCGGTGTGTGGAGCCGGATGAAGCACGAGGCCGGCCCCCACCGGGTTCAGCGGGTCCCCGTCACCGAGTCCCAGGGGCGGATCCACACCTCCTCGGCGACGGTGACCGTCATGCCCGAAGCCGACGAGATCGACGTCGAGATCGACCCGAACGATCTCCAGGTCGACGTCTTCCGATCCTCCGGACCCGGTGGACAGTCGGTGAACACCACCGACTCGGCGGTTCGTATCACCCACAAGCCCACGGGGATCGTGGTGTCGATGCAGGACGAGAAGAGCCAGCTGCAGAATCGGGCCAAGGCGATGCAGGTCCTGCGGGCCCGGCTCCTGCAGCGGGAGCAGGAACGCCAGCACGCGGAGCAGTCCTCGGCCCGCAAGAGCCAGATCGGCGGTGGTGGCCGATCGGAGAAGATCCGCACCTACAACTTCAAGGAGAACCGGGTCACCGACCACCGCATCGGCCTGACGCTGTACAAGCTCGACAAGGTGCTCGGAGGCGAGCTCGACGAGATCGTCGACGCGCTGCTCGCCGAGGAGCGCAGCCGCCAACTCCAGGCGGCCGGCTCCGCGGCGTGA
- the rpmE gene encoding 50S ribosomal protein L31, whose product MKADIHPEYVTATVRCSCGNTFTTRSTKADLHVELCNECHPFYTGTQKLVDTGGRIEKFEKRYGKRRKG is encoded by the coding sequence ATGAAGGCAGACATCCATCCCGAGTACGTCACCGCCACGGTGCGGTGCTCGTGCGGCAACACCTTCACGACCCGCTCGACGAAGGCTGATCTCCACGTCGAGCTCTGTAACGAGTGCCACCCCTTCTACACGGGCACCCAGAAGCTGGTCGACACCGGCGGCCGGATCGAGAAGTTCGAGAAGCGCTACGGCAAGCGCCGCAAGGGCTGA
- the rho gene encoding transcription termination factor Rho: protein MSVDSQQLERTALERKDREELSTIAIALGGKPSSRARKAEIVDLILELTGVTSPASETTGNGSTEAKPKRTRKAKAETAEEPGDAEHLAAAGEGEPTVADAEPAGAATPEGQVDTAAPSASAGEEDAGTAQRSSQESPAASEGQEGRADNGDRERRAPGQGNRGEGQREEPEPGNRRRRRRGRDRDRDRGERQEEAWQGEPVEVEGYLDLRDEGYGFLRLRGYLPSKDDAYVSVKQVRQFGLRKGDHIKGAARPAGRNEKNPALLRIDLVNGADPEQARQRPRFEDLTPLFPDEKLRLETPNDPTNMTARIIDLIAPIGKGQRGLIVSPPKAGKTTVMKQIARSIETNNPEVHLIVLLVDERPEEVTDMRRWVRGEVAASTFDRPSDEHTMVAELTIERAKRMVEEGKDVVIILDGITRLARAYNLAAPATGRIMSGGIDTGALYPPKKFFGAARNIEEGGSLTILATALVETGSKMDEVIFEEFKGTGNMELRLDRKLAERRIYPAIDVDGSSTRHEELLFDRKQLQMVWKLRRVLSGLGEGGGGAGLEMLIDRLSTFKSNDEFLAEVAKAPSAGA from the coding sequence ATGAGCGTGGACTCCCAGCAGCTCGAACGGACGGCGCTCGAGCGCAAGGATCGAGAGGAGCTGAGCACCATCGCGATCGCGCTGGGTGGCAAGCCGAGTTCCAGAGCCCGGAAGGCCGAGATCGTCGATCTCATCCTCGAGCTGACCGGCGTGACGTCTCCGGCGTCCGAGACGACCGGCAACGGATCCACCGAGGCCAAGCCGAAGCGCACCCGGAAGGCCAAGGCCGAAACCGCGGAGGAGCCTGGAGATGCCGAGCATCTGGCGGCTGCCGGCGAGGGTGAGCCCACCGTGGCGGACGCCGAGCCCGCCGGGGCGGCGACCCCTGAGGGGCAGGTCGACACCGCCGCGCCGTCGGCGTCGGCGGGCGAAGAGGATGCCGGCACCGCTCAGCGGAGCTCGCAGGAGTCGCCGGCGGCCTCTGAAGGGCAGGAAGGTCGGGCAGACAACGGTGATCGCGAACGGCGCGCACCAGGCCAGGGCAACCGCGGTGAAGGTCAGCGGGAGGAGCCGGAGCCGGGCAACCGCCGGCGCCGGCGTCGAGGTCGGGACCGCGATCGGGATCGGGGCGAGCGTCAGGAGGAGGCGTGGCAGGGCGAGCCGGTGGAGGTCGAGGGCTACCTCGATCTGCGCGACGAGGGGTACGGCTTCCTGCGCCTGCGCGGCTACCTGCCGAGCAAGGATGATGCCTACGTCTCGGTCAAGCAGGTCCGCCAGTTCGGTCTGCGCAAGGGCGACCACATCAAGGGTGCAGCCCGGCCCGCAGGCCGCAACGAGAAGAACCCCGCCTTGCTTCGCATCGATCTGGTCAACGGTGCCGATCCGGAGCAGGCGCGCCAGCGGCCGCGCTTCGAGGACCTCACCCCGCTGTTCCCCGACGAGAAGCTGCGGCTCGAGACCCCGAACGATCCGACCAACATGACGGCGCGGATCATCGATCTCATCGCCCCGATCGGCAAGGGCCAGCGCGGGTTGATCGTGTCACCTCCGAAGGCGGGGAAGACGACGGTGATGAAGCAGATCGCCCGCTCCATCGAGACGAACAACCCCGAGGTGCACCTGATCGTGCTCCTGGTGGACGAGCGACCCGAAGAGGTCACCGACATGCGCCGGTGGGTGAGGGGCGAGGTGGCAGCCTCCACGTTCGACCGTCCCTCCGACGAGCACACCATGGTCGCCGAGCTGACCATCGAGCGGGCCAAGCGGATGGTCGAAGAGGGCAAGGACGTCGTCATCATCCTCGACGGCATCACCCGCCTCGCGCGGGCCTACAACCTGGCGGCGCCGGCGACTGGTCGCATCATGTCGGGGGGCATCGACACTGGTGCGCTCTACCCGCCGAAGAAGTTCTTTGGCGCGGCTCGCAACATCGAAGAAGGCGGGTCGCTCACCATCCTCGCCACCGCGCTGGTGGAGACCGGATCGAAGATGGACGAGGTGATCTTCGAGGAGTTCAAGGGCACCGGCAACATGGAGTTGCGCCTCGACCGCAAGCTGGCCGAGCGGCGCATCTACCCGGCCATCGATGTCGACGGGTCCTCGACCCGGCACGAAGAGCTGTTGTTCGATCGCAAGCAGCTCCAGATGGTGTGGAAGCTGCGGCGGGTGCTCAGCGGCCTCGGCGAAGGCGGCGGCGGTGCCGGCCTCGAGATGCTCATCGACCGCCTCTCCACGTTCAAGAGCAACGACGAGTTCCTGGCCGAGGTGGCCAAGGCGCCGTCGGCTGGCGCGTAG
- a CDS encoding DUF4397 domain-containing protein: protein MPTVDILVNGGPGLDDLAQREVLTADLPAGSYDFTVTSADGSVTVTTLSGVQVPAGKLLQVFAVGALPDPSSTNPFQTVVNVVDLPISSSPTSSASSGPATTAGAQAHTAQPRVTG, encoded by the coding sequence ATGCCCACGGTCGACATCCTGGTCAACGGCGGCCCAGGGCTCGACGATCTGGCTCAAAGAGAGGTCCTGACGGCCGACCTGCCCGCGGGGTCCTACGACTTCACGGTCACCTCAGCCGACGGATCGGTGACGGTGACCACGCTTTCCGGCGTGCAGGTCCCAGCGGGCAAGCTGCTCCAGGTCTTCGCGGTCGGCGCATTGCCCGACCCCAGCAGCACCAATCCCTTCCAGACCGTGGTCAACGTCGTCGATCTCCCCATCTCGAGCTCCCCGACGAGCTCGGCGTCGAGCGGGCCGGCGACCACCGCCGGGGCGCAAGCGCACACCGCGCAGCCCCGGGTCACGGGCTGA
- a CDS encoding ABC transporter ATP-binding protein: MGILEATGLSKAYKGMVAVDHVDVTIASGERVALLGPNGAGKTTTLLMLLGAITPDRGTVSINGLALPRKRSQALAHVGFVAGYLPLPDRLRVREALDLFGRFYGLRKTGPHIDEALERFHIGHLAGRMCAELSSGQRTLVGICKAVLHHPGLLVLDEPTASLDPDVALRVRAGLLDLAADEGTALLVTSHNMVEVERLCERVLFMSAGRIVVDGAPAEIAGAYGHGSLEDVFLELASTPHDKGSR, translated from the coding sequence GTGGGGATCCTCGAGGCGACGGGTCTGAGCAAGGCCTACAAGGGCATGGTGGCCGTGGACCATGTCGACGTCACGATCGCCAGCGGCGAACGGGTGGCGCTGCTCGGTCCAAACGGGGCCGGCAAGACCACCACGTTGCTCATGCTCCTCGGGGCGATCACGCCCGACCGGGGCACGGTGAGCATCAACGGTCTGGCGCTGCCCAGAAAACGCAGCCAGGCCCTGGCCCACGTCGGGTTCGTTGCCGGCTACCTACCGCTGCCTGACCGGCTCCGGGTGCGCGAGGCGCTCGACCTGTTCGGCCGCTTCTACGGTTTGCGCAAGACCGGGCCACACATCGACGAGGCGCTCGAGCGGTTCCACATCGGCCACCTCGCCGGGCGCATGTGCGCCGAGCTCTCCTCCGGCCAGCGCACCCTGGTCGGGATCTGCAAGGCCGTCCTGCATCACCCTGGCCTGCTGGTGCTCGACGAGCCGACCGCCTCGCTGGACCCGGACGTGGCGTTGCGGGTGCGGGCCGGCCTGCTGGACCTCGCAGCCGACGAGGGCACCGCGCTGCTGGTCACCAGCCACAACATGGTCGAGGTGGAACGCCTCTGCGAGCGGGTGCTGTTCATGTCGGCGGGCCGGATCGTGGTCGACGGGGCGCCGGCCGAGATCGCCGGGGCATACGGCCACGGCTCGCTGGAGGACGTGTTCCTCGAGTTGGCGAGCACGCCACACGACAAGGGCAGCCGGTGA
- a CDS encoding ABC transporter permease, whose amino-acid sequence MSWLRIRAVARRHAFVLWRSPHRLFDVLVWPLVDALLFGSLGVFVARQAGGDTQAGVAYLLAGILLFHVIYQSQIAVSTGFLEETWSRNILNLMATPLKEIEYACGVALFGMAKLAIGIGVVALAAVGFYSFNILDVGWGLLPIGALLLVAGWSISLFVIGLVLRFGQSAEVFAWGILFVVMPLSGVFYPVESLPGVLQPVARLLPTTHAFDAARTLLDGDPMPWDELAYSLVGCIAVAALGLLFLTRMLAVFRRRGYVTRFS is encoded by the coding sequence GTGAGCTGGTTGCGGATCCGGGCAGTGGCCCGCCGGCACGCCTTCGTGTTGTGGCGCAGCCCTCACCGGCTGTTCGACGTGCTCGTCTGGCCTCTGGTCGACGCGCTCCTGTTCGGGTCGCTCGGGGTCTTCGTCGCTCGCCAGGCCGGCGGGGACACGCAGGCGGGCGTGGCCTACCTGCTCGCCGGCATCCTGCTGTTCCACGTGATCTACCAGTCGCAGATCGCCGTCTCGACCGGCTTCCTCGAGGAGACCTGGTCCCGCAACATCTTGAACCTGATGGCCACCCCGCTGAAGGAGATCGAATACGCCTGCGGGGTCGCCCTGTTCGGCATGGCCAAGCTCGCGATCGGGATCGGTGTGGTGGCGCTGGCCGCCGTCGGCTTCTACTCGTTCAACATCCTCGACGTCGGCTGGGGGCTGCTTCCCATCGGCGCGCTGCTGCTCGTGGCCGGGTGGTCGATCTCGCTGTTCGTGATCGGGTTGGTGCTGCGATTCGGGCAGAGCGCCGAGGTCTTCGCCTGGGGGATCCTCTTCGTCGTCATGCCGCTCTCGGGCGTCTTCTACCCCGTCGAGTCGCTCCCGGGGGTCCTTCAGCCGGTCGCCCGGCTGCTGCCCACCACACACGCGTTCGATGCAGCCCGCACCCTCCTCGACGGTGACCCGATGCCCTGGGACGAACTCGCCTACTCCCTCGTCGGTTGCATCGCCGTGGCTGCGCTTGGGTTGCTCTTCCTCACCCGGATGCTGGCCGTGTTCCGCCGGCGCGGCTACGTGACCCGGTTCAGCTGA
- the apgM gene encoding 2,3-bisphosphoglycerate-independent phosphoglycerate mutase: MKYVVCVPDGCADEPVDALDGRTPLEVADMPTLRSLAARGELGRAAVIPPGLPPGSDVGNMSIFGYDPARYHTGRAPIEAAALNLKLGPDQVAYRCNLVTIGADGTMVDFAGGHPSSDEARKVIEALDDELGGSGLEFHAGVEYRHIMVAPAAWSDATCIPPHDLTDKPAVGPTGPAAPDLQAVMEASRRIVGRFGLEANQVWLWGQGFQPQMPPFTERFGLDAALCSAVDLVRGLGVLTGIEVVDVEGMTPGYDTDYAAQRECALDALADGADLFIIHIEATDEAGHAGDVEEKVRSLERWDSLVLGDLVDGLDRLGSWRLLLLPDHATPLRLKTHTPDPVPYLLVDSVRPGPGGTYSERAVAGLPAVPGHELMPRLVGL; the protein is encoded by the coding sequence ATGAAGTACGTTGTGTGCGTGCCGGACGGGTGCGCCGACGAACCGGTCGACGCGCTTGATGGACGTACCCCCCTCGAGGTGGCCGACATGCCTACGCTGCGGTCCCTCGCCGCCCGGGGCGAGCTGGGCCGGGCCGCGGTGATCCCACCGGGGTTGCCGCCGGGCAGCGACGTGGGGAACATGTCGATCTTCGGGTACGACCCCGCCCGGTACCACACGGGGCGAGCCCCCATCGAGGCCGCGGCGCTGAACCTGAAGCTGGGGCCCGACCAGGTCGCCTACCGATGCAACCTGGTGACGATCGGCGCTGACGGCACCATGGTCGACTTCGCCGGTGGCCATCCGTCCTCCGACGAGGCCCGCAAGGTGATCGAGGCCCTCGATGACGAGTTGGGCGGCAGCGGGCTCGAGTTCCACGCCGGGGTCGAGTACCGCCACATCATGGTGGCACCGGCCGCATGGTCCGATGCGACCTGCATCCCACCTCACGACCTGACCGACAAGCCGGCCGTCGGGCCGACCGGCCCCGCCGCGCCGGACCTGCAGGCGGTCATGGAGGCATCGCGCCGGATCGTGGGTCGCTTCGGGCTGGAGGCCAACCAGGTCTGGCTGTGGGGTCAGGGGTTCCAGCCCCAGATGCCACCGTTCACCGAACGGTTCGGGCTGGACGCCGCGCTGTGCAGCGCGGTCGACCTGGTGCGCGGGCTGGGGGTGCTCACCGGCATCGAGGTGGTGGACGTCGAGGGGATGACGCCCGGCTACGACACCGACTACGCCGCGCAGCGGGAGTGCGCGCTCGATGCCCTCGCCGACGGGGCGGACCTGTTCATCATCCACATCGAGGCCACCGACGAGGCCGGCCACGCGGGCGACGTCGAGGAGAAGGTGCGGTCCCTGGAGCGTTGGGACTCGCTGGTGCTGGGCGACCTGGTCGATGGTCTGGATCGGCTCGGGTCGTGGCGCTTGCTGCTGCTGCCCGACCACGCCACGCCGTTGCGACTCAAGACCCACACTCCCGATCCGGTGCCGTACCTCCTCGTCGACTCGGTCCGGCCCGGACCCGGCGGCACCTACAGCGAGCGGGCGGTGGCCGGCCTGCCGGCGGTTCCCGGCCACGAGTTGATGCCACGCCTCGTCGGCCTCTGA
- the thrC gene encoding threonine synthase: MKYVSTRGAAPVLAFGDVLLTGLARDGGLYVPESWPSLGPGALERFAEAEYPDTALEVMWPYVEDSIERDAFEAIVRDAYSTFDTPEVTPLYDLGDGLWLLELFHGPTLAFKDVALQLVGRLFDHELRRRGERVTIVGATSGDTGSAAIEACRDRESIEIFIFHPAGRVSEVQRRQMTTVGSANVHNVAIEGTFDDCQDLVKALFADQELRDRLHLAAVNSINWARVMAQIVYYVVAAAKLERGAAPVAFSVPTGNFGNVFAGYAAQRMGVPISQFVVGSNRNDILTRFLASGTMTIHEVHPTLSPSMDIQVSSNLERLLFELYGRDGAQVAELMLRFRAEGTVTIDPDRLALLREHWSGARIDDDATLRVIADVHRELGLLIDPHTAVGLGAARVLRRDRSVPMVVHATAHPAKFPDAVEQATGVRPPLPGPLADLLERPERYEILPAEPTTVKRYLEQVLAAR, encoded by the coding sequence GTGAAGTACGTCAGCACCCGCGGTGCGGCCCCGGTGCTGGCCTTCGGTGACGTGCTGCTCACCGGGCTGGCCCGAGACGGCGGCCTGTACGTGCCCGAGAGCTGGCCGTCGCTGGGTCCGGGTGCGCTCGAGCGCTTCGCCGAGGCCGAGTATCCCGACACCGCGCTCGAGGTGATGTGGCCCTACGTGGAGGACAGCATCGAGCGCGACGCGTTCGAGGCGATCGTGCGCGACGCCTACTCGACCTTCGACACCCCCGAGGTCACGCCGCTGTACGACCTCGGCGACGGCCTGTGGCTCCTCGAGCTGTTCCACGGTCCGACCCTCGCCTTCAAGGACGTCGCCCTGCAGCTCGTCGGCCGGCTCTTCGACCACGAACTGCGCCGGCGTGGCGAGCGGGTGACCATCGTCGGTGCCACCTCGGGCGACACCGGCTCCGCCGCGATTGAAGCCTGCCGCGACCGGGAGTCCATCGAGATCTTCATCTTCCACCCCGCCGGCCGGGTCAGCGAGGTGCAGCGCCGGCAGATGACCACCGTCGGGTCGGCGAACGTGCACAACGTCGCCATCGAGGGGACCTTCGACGACTGCCAGGACCTGGTCAAGGCGCTCTTCGCCGACCAGGAGCTGCGCGACCGCCTGCATCTGGCCGCGGTCAACTCGATCAACTGGGCCCGGGTGATGGCCCAGATCGTCTACTACGTGGTCGCCGCCGCGAAGCTCGAGCGGGGCGCCGCCCCGGTGGCGTTCTCCGTGCCCACCGGCAACTTCGGAAACGTGTTCGCGGGCTATGCGGCCCAGCGCATGGGCGTTCCCATCTCGCAGTTCGTCGTGGGCAGCAACCGCAACGACATCCTCACCCGGTTCCTGGCCTCGGGGACGATGACCATCCACGAGGTCCACCCCACGCTCAGCCCGAGCATGGACATCCAGGTGTCGAGCAACCTCGAGCGGTTGCTGTTCGAGCTCTACGGCCGCGACGGCGCGCAGGTCGCCGAGCTGATGTTGCGCTTCCGGGCAGAGGGCACCGTGACCATCGACCCGGATCGGCTGGCGCTGCTGCGCGAGCACTGGTCGGGCGCCAGGATCGACGACGACGCCACCCTCCGGGTCATCGCGGACGTGCACCGGGAGCTCGGGCTCCTCATCGACCCTCACACCGCCGTGGGGCTGGGCGCTGCCCGGGTGCTGCGCCGCGATCGCTCCGTGCCCATGGTGGTGCACGCTACGGCCCACCCGGCGAAGTTCCCCGACGCGGTCGAGCAGGCGACCGGCGTGCGGCCGCCTCTGCCCGGTCCGCTGGCCGATCTGCTCGAGCGCCCAGAGCGTTACGAGATCCTCCCCGCGGAGCCCACCACGGTGAAGCGCTACCTCGAACAGGTGCTCGCCGCCCGTTGA
- a CDS encoding homoserine dehydrogenase: protein MDGSQVRVGLLGCGTVGSALIRLLHQQASSIEARTGIGLVVQRVAVRNASRDRGVDLSPDVFTNDPQQVVAAGDVDVVVEVMGGIEPARSLVLEAVKAGKPVVTANKELLANVGAEVFAAAEAAGVDVLFEAAVAGGIPLVRPLRESLLGEPVDRVLGIVNGTTNYILTRMTEAGASYAEALAEAQRLGFAEADPTADVEGFDAGAKIAILASIAFGVKVVAGDVYHEGIATLTADDIAYAVRRSYVVKLLAIAEQFAGDDRQVAVRVHPVLLPSTHPLASVRESFNAVFVQGGAVGDLMFYGRGAGGDPTASAVLGDLIDASVNLRKGTHAGVGALAPARIRPIDDLECEYYLGLDVVDRPGVLAAVAGVFGRHGVSIASMEQEGRGDEARLVFITHTARERDMQSTVTELGDLDAVRRVGSLIRLLGEEGGA, encoded by the coding sequence ATGGACGGTTCCCAGGTGCGCGTCGGGCTGCTCGGCTGCGGCACCGTCGGCTCGGCCCTCATCCGCCTGCTGCACCAGCAGGCCTCGAGCATCGAGGCCCGCACCGGGATCGGGTTGGTCGTCCAGCGGGTGGCGGTGCGCAACGCCTCCAGGGATCGCGGGGTCGACCTCTCCCCCGACGTTTTCACCAACGATCCCCAGCAGGTGGTCGCCGCCGGCGACGTCGACGTCGTGGTCGAGGTGATGGGGGGCATCGAGCCGGCCCGCTCGCTCGTGCTCGAGGCGGTGAAGGCCGGCAAGCCGGTGGTCACCGCCAACAAGGAGCTCCTGGCCAACGTGGGCGCGGAGGTGTTCGCCGCGGCCGAGGCGGCAGGGGTCGACGTGCTCTTCGAAGCGGCGGTGGCAGGAGGTATCCCCCTCGTCCGGCCGTTGCGGGAATCGCTGCTCGGTGAGCCGGTCGACCGGGTGCTCGGCATCGTGAACGGCACCACCAACTACATCCTCACCCGCATGACCGAGGCCGGTGCCTCCTACGCCGAGGCGCTGGCGGAGGCGCAGCGTCTCGGGTTCGCGGAGGCCGACCCCACCGCAGATGTGGAGGGCTTCGACGCCGGCGCCAAGATCGCCATTCTGGCCAGCATCGCGTTCGGGGTGAAGGTGGTGGCGGGTGACGTCTACCACGAGGGCATCGCCACCCTCACCGCCGATGACATCGCCTACGCCGTCCGGAGGAGCTACGTGGTGAAGCTGCTGGCCATCGCCGAGCAGTTCGCCGGCGACGACCGTCAGGTCGCGGTGCGGGTGCACCCGGTGCTGCTGCCGAGCACCCATCCCCTGGCGTCGGTCCGGGAGAGCTTCAACGCGGTGTTCGTCCAGGGCGGGGCGGTGGGTGACCTCATGTTCTACGGACGGGGAGCGGGCGGCGACCCGACCGCCAGCGCGGTGCTGGGTGACCTGATCGACGCGTCGGTCAACCTACGCAAGGGAACCCACGCCGGTGTCGGCGCGCTGGCGCCGGCCCGCATCCGCCCCATCGACGACCTGGAGTGCGAGTACTACCTGGGCCTCGACGTGGTCGACCGTCCCGGAGTGCTGGCCGCGGTCGCCGGGGTGTTCGGTCGCCACGGGGTGTCGATCGCATCGATGGAGCAGGAGGGCCGGGGGGACGAGGCCCGCCTGGTGTTCATCACCCACACCGCGCGGGAGCGTGACATGCAGTCGACGGTGACCGAGCTGGGTGACCTCGACGCGGTCCGCCGGGTGGGCAGCCTCATCCGGCTCCTCGGCGAGGAGGGCGGGGCATGA